One part of the Flavobacterium johnsoniae UW101 genome encodes these proteins:
- a CDS encoding DUF4265 domain-containing protein — translation MQETHKKILFKYYSDYLEETVSETMWAEIVDLEKGLFKLDNIPFFGPLIATDDLFYAEFDEDEKRLVYKETIENSGNSIVQVIILEKGFDKEIIREKLKVINCLSEGLNDSFISVEVVRDVDYSIVRSILNEYEANDTIQYAEPCLSDKHRADLLKN, via the coding sequence ATGCAGGAAACACATAAAAAAATATTATTTAAATATTATAGTGATTATTTAGAAGAAACGGTTTCAGAAACCATGTGGGCCGAAATTGTTGATTTAGAAAAAGGACTTTTTAAGTTAGATAATATTCCATTCTTCGGGCCGTTAATAGCGACCGATGATTTATTTTACGCCGAATTTGATGAAGATGAAAAACGTCTGGTTTACAAAGAAACGATAGAAAATTCAGGAAATTCAATCGTTCAGGTTATCATTTTAGAAAAAGGTTTCGATAAAGAAATAATCAGAGAAAAATTAAAGGTAATAAATTGTTTGTCTGAAGGATTAAATGATAGTTTTATTTCTGTTGAAGTGGTTCGCGACGTTGATTATTCGATTGTAAGAAGCATTTTAAATGAATACGAAGCCAATGACACAATTCAATATGCTGAGCCTTGTCTTTCCGATAAACACAGGGCCGATTTATTAAAAAACTAA